From the genome of Thermocrinis jamiesonii, one region includes:
- the nadA gene encoding quinolinate synthase NadA has protein sequence MITFELAKEESLNNKQIKELQEEIRALAKQKNAVILSHYYQRPEVQDIADFVGDSLELSRKASQTDADIILFCGVRFMCETAKILNPTKKVLHPNPESGCPMADMITAKQVLKLKEEHPDAEVVAYVNTTAEVKAVSDVCVTSANAVKVVKKLESKKIIFIPDQALGNWVKKHVPEKEFVIWQGFCPPHFEFTARELQKLKEKYPDAKVAVHPECHPKIIEMADFVGSTSQIINYATTCDADRVIVITEVGLKHTLMKKNPNKEYIFPESMNYCGTVYCCTMKAITLPLVYKTLREEINEVILPEDIIEKARRPLERMLELS, from the coding sequence ATGATTACCTTTGAACTTGCAAAGGAAGAGAGCTTAAACAATAAGCAGATAAAGGAGCTTCAAGAGGAAATCAGAGCTTTGGCAAAGCAGAAAAATGCAGTGATACTCTCCCACTACTACCAAAGGCCTGAGGTGCAAGACATAGCGGACTTTGTGGGAGACTCTTTGGAGCTTTCAAGGAAGGCAAGCCAGACAGATGCAGATATTATTCTCTTTTGCGGTGTTAGGTTTATGTGCGAAACTGCCAAAATCCTAAACCCTACCAAAAAAGTGCTACATCCCAATCCCGAGTCTGGCTGTCCTATGGCGGATATGATAACCGCAAAGCAGGTGCTGAAGTTAAAAGAGGAACACCCGGATGCAGAAGTGGTCGCTTATGTAAATACTACCGCAGAGGTCAAGGCGGTTTCTGATGTGTGCGTTACATCAGCCAATGCAGTAAAGGTGGTAAAAAAATTGGAAAGTAAAAAGATCATCTTTATACCAGACCAAGCCCTTGGTAATTGGGTGAAAAAACACGTGCCAGAAAAGGAATTTGTAATCTGGCAAGGCTTTTGCCCTCCTCACTTTGAATTTACCGCAAGGGAGCTACAAAAGCTAAAGGAAAAATATCCAGATGCAAAAGTAGCAGTCCATCCAGAGTGCCATCCAAAAATCATTGAAATGGCAGACTTTGTAGGCTCAACTTCCCAGATAATAAACTACGCCACCACCTGTGACGCAGACAGGGTTATAGTCATCACAGAAGTGGGGCTAAAACACACCCTTATGAAGAAAAATCCAAACAAAGAATACATATTCCCAGAATCTATGAACTACTGCGGAACGGTTTATTGTTGCACCATGAAAGCTATAACCTTACCCCTTGTCTATAAAACCCTAAGGGAAGAGATAAACGAAGTGATCCTTCCAGAAGACATCATAGAGAAAGCAAGAAGACCTTTAGAAAGAATGCTTGAACTGAGCTAA